In Hymenobacter sublimis, a single genomic region encodes these proteins:
- the nfi gene encoding deoxyribonuclease V (cleaves DNA at apurinic or apyrimidinic sites), with translation MAYYRPPGPPADPIIVRDLTRQQDELRTQVRLQPLPQEPQLIAGCDSSFPTPETVLSVFVVLRFPTLEIVEKVYHTSPVTLPYIPGLLAFREAPNLLLAYDKLQRKPDVIMVDGHGIAHPRRVGIAAHLGVLLDVPTFGVAKQRLTGTYQEPALTKGSITPLTEKGGELLGEVIRSKDKVNPLFVSPGHRCDQATSTRLTLACLRGYKLPEPTRLADHWAEEFKKELR, from the coding sequence ATGGCCTATTACCGCCCGCCCGGCCCACCCGCCGACCCCATTATCGTCCGCGACCTTACGCGCCAGCAGGATGAGCTGCGCACCCAGGTTCGCCTGCAACCGCTCCCCCAAGAGCCCCAGCTCATTGCCGGCTGCGACTCCTCTTTCCCCACGCCGGAAACTGTATTATCTGTTTTTGTGGTGTTGCGGTTTCCTACCCTGGAAATTGTAGAGAAAGTGTACCACACTAGCCCGGTTACGTTGCCTTACATTCCGGGCTTGCTGGCTTTCCGGGAAGCTCCTAACCTGTTACTAGCCTACGACAAGCTCCAACGGAAGCCCGACGTAATTATGGTAGATGGTCATGGCATTGCGCATCCGCGCCGCGTGGGCATAGCTGCCCACTTAGGTGTGCTGCTCGATGTTCCCACGTTTGGAGTAGCCAAACAGCGGCTCACTGGCACTTACCAAGAACCTGCTCTGACGAAGGGTAGCATCACCCCCCTCACCGAGAAAGGTGGGGAGCTACTAGGGGAAGTAATTCGTTCCAAGGACAAGGTGAATCCGCTCTTCGTGAGCCCTGGCCACCGCTGCGACCAAGCCACCTCTACCCGCCTCACGCTGGCCTGCCTGCGCGGCTATAAACTCCCGGAGCCCACCCGCCTAGCCGACCATTGGGCGGAGGAGTTTAAAAAGGAGTTGCGGTAG
- a CDS encoding SusC/RagA family TonB-linked outer membrane protein, with the protein MRKSLLMGIPLAALVVVQGVAQTRSLSGRVTDRSTGEGLPGVTVLVKGTTNGVSTNSDGTYTLTVPADGGTLVFSSVGYVPLERAIGSDNSLNIGLASDTKALSEVVVTGYGTQERRDLTGSITTVQGEAIANLATPSFAQQLAGRSAGVNVQTPSGLLGQQPRIQIRGTNSISSGSYPLVVVDGQPIFTGNTSAFANGSNPLADINPSDIESYEVLKDGSATAIYGSRAANGVILITTKRGREGKAVVTYDTYLGVARTLKRYDVLGAQDFITISNEKDRNAGGAGTIAAPLFENGNLVETDWQDEIFRTGFQQNHVVSVSGASAKTNYYFSGGFTDQKGVIKSNELQRLSFRSNIDTEVKKWLRVGLSLGLTRTRTFGLNTSVNGLSGNVAGALALFPNVPARNPDGTAYVNAAGIIGQGNNTSGIAFNYPNIIFPLENNIYRSVSYRILGSGYLEVEPVKNVRLRTTLSTDSQLQDDFQYLDPRQGDGRGVNGSVYQLFGPSIRWNWVNTATYSNVIGENHKINAVVGAEYQKTTTSYFSANGTGISDRTLGENGIISSTLATPSLGGDFQENGLQSYFGRLNYSLKDRYLLSFTLRSDALSSLPAANRRGLFPGGSIGWRISEEPFFKGLGLSSTLTDFKLRASYARVGNVDIGNFPYVGAYSPAQYASQAGIAYGRFGNDQLKWETSKKTDFGVDLGFFGGRVNFTVDYYKNNVDDLILGVRTPLSIGVPNNRYSDNIGSLYNRGLEFTLTTENIRKDNFSWTTNFNLSTNKNEITALNNNEDIIETYNITRVGESIGALFGFEYVGVNQANGNPIYRKADGATLVQGSTAASGATQGRYYLYDAANPGAALVAANERTLTVADKKILGQTNPKIFGGFGNTVSYMGFDLDVFFRYNFGNKIMNVTRQQLLRTDFLNNGTEILGRWQSPENPGDGQTPRIASGTSAFVNQDNNASTRFVESGDFVRLQNITLGYSIPTRFITPINLSRVRIFVQAQNVATFTKYKGVDPEVNTNFTTNTQIGVDYNSNPQQRVFTGGINVAF; encoded by the coding sequence ATGAGAAAATCATTACTCATGGGTATCCCTCTGGCTGCACTGGTTGTTGTGCAGGGGGTAGCTCAAACCCGGAGCCTATCTGGTCGAGTTACAGACCGCTCTACTGGCGAAGGTCTGCCGGGAGTAACAGTTTTAGTTAAAGGCACCACAAATGGTGTTTCTACTAACTCTGATGGTACGTATACACTTACGGTACCCGCGGATGGTGGCACACTAGTTTTCTCCTCCGTTGGTTACGTCCCCCTGGAACGGGCCATTGGATCTGACAACTCCCTAAACATTGGTCTGGCCTCTGACACGAAAGCTCTGAGCGAGGTAGTAGTTACGGGCTATGGCACGCAGGAGCGCCGTGATTTAACGGGCTCTATCACCACAGTACAAGGTGAGGCTATTGCCAACTTGGCTACCCCCAGCTTTGCTCAGCAGTTGGCGGGGCGCTCAGCCGGTGTTAACGTACAGACTCCTTCGGGCTTGCTTGGGCAACAGCCTCGCATCCAAATTCGAGGAACCAACTCTATTTCCTCGGGTTCATATCCGCTGGTTGTTGTGGATGGTCAGCCGATTTTCACGGGTAATACTAGCGCCTTTGCTAACGGCTCAAACCCTTTGGCTGATATTAACCCTTCGGATATTGAATCTTATGAGGTTCTGAAGGACGGCTCAGCTACTGCAATTTATGGCTCGCGTGCTGCCAACGGGGTAATCCTGATTACTACTAAGCGCGGCCGTGAAGGCAAAGCGGTAGTTACCTACGATACCTACTTGGGTGTTGCTAGAACACTGAAGCGTTACGACGTACTCGGTGCCCAGGATTTCATCACTATCAGTAACGAGAAGGACCGTAATGCTGGTGGTGCTGGAACTATTGCAGCCCCTTTATTTGAGAATGGTAATTTGGTAGAAACGGATTGGCAAGACGAAATCTTTCGCACGGGCTTCCAACAAAACCACGTAGTCTCAGTATCAGGCGCTTCGGCAAAGACTAACTACTACTTTTCGGGCGGTTTTACCGATCAAAAAGGAGTAATTAAGAGCAACGAATTACAGCGTCTGAGCTTCCGCTCTAACATTGATACGGAGGTAAAGAAGTGGCTGCGTGTGGGCCTTAGCTTAGGTCTAACTCGTACTCGTACTTTCGGCTTGAACACAAGCGTAAATGGTCTTTCTGGCAACGTAGCCGGGGCCTTGGCTCTTTTCCCGAACGTGCCAGCCCGCAATCCTGATGGTACCGCTTATGTGAATGCCGCGGGTATTATCGGCCAGGGTAACAATACTTCCGGTATTGCTTTTAACTACCCAAACATTATTTTCCCGCTGGAGAATAACATATACCGCTCCGTCAGTTACCGCATTCTGGGTAGTGGCTACTTGGAAGTGGAGCCCGTGAAGAACGTACGGTTGCGCACCACGCTGAGCACCGACTCTCAGTTGCAGGATGACTTCCAGTACCTAGATCCGCGCCAAGGCGACGGGCGGGGCGTTAATGGCTCAGTATATCAACTGTTCGGTCCTAGCATCCGCTGGAACTGGGTTAATACGGCCACTTACAGCAATGTCATCGGCGAAAACCACAAAATCAATGCGGTAGTAGGTGCTGAATATCAAAAGACCACTACCTCTTATTTCTCTGCCAACGGTACGGGTATTTCAGACCGTACGTTGGGTGAAAATGGCATCATTAGCTCTACGCTGGCTACTCCTAGCCTTGGTGGTGATTTCCAGGAGAATGGACTGCAGTCGTACTTCGGCCGTTTAAACTACTCACTCAAAGATCGGTATCTGTTAAGCTTTACGCTCCGTTCAGACGCCTTGTCTTCCCTACCGGCTGCCAACCGCCGAGGCTTGTTCCCAGGCGGTTCTATCGGCTGGCGTATTTCGGAGGAACCCTTTTTCAAAGGCCTAGGCCTGTCGAGCACACTGACGGATTTCAAACTGCGGGCGTCGTATGCCCGGGTAGGTAACGTTGACATCGGCAACTTCCCTTACGTAGGCGCTTACTCGCCGGCACAGTACGCCTCGCAAGCTGGTATTGCCTACGGTCGTTTCGGCAATGATCAGTTGAAATGGGAGACGTCAAAGAAAACCGACTTCGGTGTTGACTTAGGTTTCTTTGGTGGACGGGTGAACTTCACCGTTGACTACTACAAGAATAACGTTGACGACCTGATTCTAGGCGTGCGGACGCCATTGTCGATTGGGGTACCCAACAACCGCTACAGCGATAACATCGGCTCCCTGTATAACAGAGGTTTAGAGTTTACCCTAACGACGGAAAATATTCGCAAGGATAATTTTAGCTGGACAACCAACTTTAACTTGTCCACTAATAAAAATGAAATCACGGCCCTCAATAATAACGAGGATATCATTGAGACTTACAACATTACGCGCGTAGGCGAATCAATCGGCGCTCTATTCGGTTTCGAATATGTTGGGGTAAACCAAGCCAACGGTAACCCAATCTACCGCAAAGCTGATGGGGCAACGCTAGTGCAAGGTAGCACGGCCGCTTCGGGTGCCACCCAAGGTCGCTATTACCTCTATGATGCAGCTAATCCGGGTGCCGCCCTCGTGGCGGCTAATGAGAGAACACTGACAGTTGCAGATAAGAAAATTCTGGGGCAGACCAACCCAAAAATATTTGGGGGATTCGGTAACACCGTATCGTACATGGGTTTTGACCTGGACGTGTTCTTCCGCTACAATTTTGGTAACAAAATCATGAACGTAACGCGTCAGCAATTGCTGCGCACCGACTTCTTAAACAATGGTACCGAGATCTTAGGCCGTTGGCAGTCGCCAGAAAACCCAGGTGATGGACAGACGCCGCGCATTGCGTCCGGCACCAGCGCTTTCGTAAATCAAGACAACAACGCTTCGACGCGTTTTGTGGAAAGCGGTGACTTTGTTCGTCTGCAAAATATCACGTTGGGCTACAGCATTCCTACCCGTTTTATTACCCCCATTAACCTGAGCCGAGTACGCATCTTCGTACAAGCCCAGAACGTGGCCACCTTTACTAAGTACAAAGGAGTAGATCCAGAGGTGAACACCAACTTCACCACCAACACTCAAATTGGTGTTGACTATAACAGTAACCCCCAACAGCGAGTGTTCACGGGCGGTATAAACGTTGCCTTCTAA
- a CDS encoding multidrug resistance efflux transporter family protein, with protein MSSSPPAAALPYRAMLLATLGAVLFSSTFLLNRLMATTGGPWVWTAVLRYAYTALLLVGWLLVRREWGPFWLFWRGSWRIWVLWGSVGIGVFYSLIAVAAQFSPAWLIAGSFQLVLLSGLLLTPVIYTDHRAALNFPAMRMAGLVVIGVLLMQVPNLVEGFSGRALLGFALVVLSTVLYPLANRKVLVYLETTGARISAAQMVLGLTLGSLPFWALLSIWGSLSGPGPTPQQWGYTFVVALLAGVLATGLFYYALALVGHNATHLGAVEATQTVELLATVTLEVTLLGAPLPPVISWVGMGLVVVGIVLYSRL; from the coding sequence ATGAGTTCCTCGCCTCCCGCTGCTGCCCTCCCCTACCGCGCTATGCTACTGGCAACGCTGGGAGCGGTGCTGTTTTCATCTACCTTCTTGCTTAACCGCCTCATGGCCACTACCGGTGGTCCGTGGGTCTGGACGGCGGTGCTCCGCTACGCTTACACGGCCTTGCTGCTGGTGGGGTGGCTGCTGGTGCGCCGGGAGTGGGGTCCGTTCTGGCTGTTCTGGCGGGGCTCCTGGCGGATATGGGTGCTCTGGGGGAGCGTGGGTATCGGTGTCTTCTACTCCCTCATTGCTGTGGCGGCGCAGTTTAGCCCGGCCTGGCTGATAGCGGGTTCCTTTCAGCTCGTGCTGCTTTCAGGCCTGCTACTTACGCCCGTCATTTACACTGACCACCGGGCTGCACTCAACTTCCCGGCCATGCGGATGGCCGGGCTGGTAGTGATAGGGGTACTCTTGATGCAGGTGCCTAACCTAGTGGAGGGGTTCTCGGGCCGGGCGCTACTGGGCTTTGCGCTGGTGGTGCTGTCTACTGTTCTCTACCCCTTGGCCAACCGCAAGGTGCTGGTGTACTTGGAAACAACGGGCGCCCGGATTTCCGCCGCGCAAATGGTGCTGGGCCTTACCCTGGGTAGCTTGCCCTTCTGGGCGCTCCTGAGCATCTGGGGCAGCCTGAGTGGCCCCGGCCCTACCCCCCAGCAGTGGGGTTATACCTTTGTGGTGGCGCTGCTAGCGGGCGTGCTGGCCACGGGGCTATTTTACTACGCCTTGGCGCTGGTAGGCCACAACGCCACCCACCTTGGAGCCGTGGAAGCAACCCAAACCGTGGAGCTGTTGGCTACTGTAACCCTGGAAGTCACCTTGCTTGGGGCCCCATTGCCGCCAGTTATCAGTTGGGTTGGAATGGGCCTGGTGGTAGTAGGCATTGTGCTGTACAGCCGCCTGTAG
- a CDS encoding DUF1990 domain-containing protein, with protein sequence MPKLPPHELQKTRLAAYTQANYNFDLTRTAEYTPENGWRVDDYETELPLEAPGPPDAHGSWAAAREVLRNYTFPPPDLITGIFLPDQPLEQRVMVLRGRFLLFTFWFGVRIGGVTDEVRTLPDGQQEHVWGYNYRTLEGHFERGQIDFTIHKNLTTGRVRFHIHAFSQTGRISNPFYWLGFKLFGRRLQRKFSTESLKRMQAQVTEMLRKGWRAPAAQAGPPVQSVSSQPSAQEQLRKAGG encoded by the coding sequence ATGCCTAAGCTACCGCCGCATGAGCTGCAGAAAACTCGGCTGGCGGCCTACACCCAGGCGAACTACAACTTTGACTTAACGCGCACGGCCGAGTACACCCCCGAGAATGGTTGGCGCGTGGATGACTACGAAACGGAGCTACCCTTGGAGGCGCCCGGCCCACCCGATGCGCACGGTTCTTGGGCCGCCGCCCGGGAAGTACTGCGCAACTATACCTTTCCGCCGCCCGACCTGATTACCGGCATTTTCCTGCCCGACCAGCCCCTGGAGCAGCGCGTGATGGTGTTGCGGGGGCGGTTTCTGCTGTTCACTTTCTGGTTTGGGGTGCGCATCGGGGGCGTGACCGACGAGGTGCGTACGCTCCCAGACGGGCAGCAGGAACACGTGTGGGGCTATAATTACCGCACCTTAGAAGGACATTTTGAGCGGGGCCAAATCGACTTTACCATTCATAAAAACCTCACCACGGGCCGGGTCCGGTTTCACATCCACGCGTTTTCCCAAACGGGCCGCATTAGTAACCCGTTTTACTGGTTGGGATTCAAGCTGTTTGGGCGACGGCTGCAGCGCAAGTTCTCCACGGAGTCGTTGAAGCGGATGCAGGCGCAGGTGACGGAAATGCTGCGCAAGGGCTGGCGGGCCCCAGCCGCGCAGGCTGGCCCGCCGGTGCAGTCCGTATCTAGTCAGCCCAGCGCCCAGGAGCAGCTTCGCAAGGCCGGAGGGTAA